The genomic DNA GATGACACCAGAAGCGGTTTTGAGATTTTAACATTGGCCAGGCCTCCAACTGATTCAATATGATCATGAACAATCCTCTGAGCAATGAAAGATCTTTCTGAAAGGTTCTCAACTGCAACCTGTTTGTTTACAGAAAAGCCCCTTTCAACTGTGGCTTGACCATGAGACATAAGCAGCAGTAACTTAACCACTTGCCACACTTTAGCCAGTTGCTTATCACCTGCCATGTGTTCGTACAAAAGTGTGTCAACTCTTGAAGTGGGCTCGTTTgggtcaaatttttcaaaatcaggATTATCTGAACAGTAATCAAGGAACTGGCTAAACTGATACATCACTTCATCACACTCAGCACTCTTCAATCTACGGGCTTCCACAAGAATTTCAAGaattctcttcatttttttttcacatgacTCTTTCTCTGATGCCATTAGCCTTGGATCCAAACATGACATGCTTCTTACCAGTCGATAGTTAATTGGTGTTTTGTCAAACAGTTTGGCAACTGTTTTTGCAAGAAAATCTTTACATCCTACTCTGAATTCAAGCACTTGCCTCTCACTTAAATTGCTTGACTTCTCCCTCAGCATCTTTTGTGCCACAAAGCCAACATCAACTTTGTGGTAGTCTACCTGCTGTTCTTTATCAGTAGGTTTCATATTAAGGATCTTTAGAACAGATGTTGCCTCAGCCATAAGTTCATTCTTGATAAACCTGCCCATCAATGATTTCAACAAAGTGCACAAGCTATTGCCCATAAATGGCAACATAGGTTTGTCTGTTTGAAATGCTGTGAGGAAAGGTGTTATCTGTTTTGCCACTGATGCaaaaaaggcaatttttgcaGGCATCAGGGGATCACTGCAACTACTTTTGATGATCTCAtaagattttgtttttggatctttaactttcttttctttcacagCATTAACAAATGTGACAATATCAGGCCATACTTCAAGTGCTCTCTCTGCAACTGCAACATTTTCCAGCCATCTGTGTTGGCAGAATTTCAGGGGGAATACACTGCTACCTGTTACTTTACTGTAGTCATCCCTTCTAGCTGGACTATCTTTAAACAACCAGTAAAGGCTCCCAAGGGTTTTCTGCACTGTCCATCCAGCTGCTTCACAACCATCTTTGAAAGCTCCATGCACGATATGTATCCCACAACTGCCAGTGTTAAGGAGAGTACAGCTGTAATCATTCTTTAATTCGTCCTCTACCATTTGATAAAATTTCCAATTTACATTGGGCCCATCCATGGAGAGTTGGATCAAATTTCCAAAGCTTAAGTCCTCTTTGCAGGAATGAAACTTATCGAGCATGTCCTCTGCACTGGCATGCCCAAGAAATTCTGAAGCAAAGTAACGAGTTTCAACTTTATCATGATTCCACATGCGAACATGAAAATCCATCTGCTTCTTTTGCAGTTCATGATTCAAGCTCTCATCAAACAAAAGTACATAACCATCTGCAGATTTCACTTTTTCCTTAAG from Montipora capricornis isolate CH-2021 chromosome 2, ASM3666992v2, whole genome shotgun sequence includes the following:
- the LOC138021088 gene encoding uncharacterized protein, which encodes MPGKCLFNERWFENSSYKLWLERDTDKYKAKCKVCMKTFDVSNMGESALSSHEKGKKHINLMEKQRSGTTVDIRNLLTNSPSTVSQPATGSNNSRSTTSLASNGGSTSASSSLTGLSDFVTRNDTLAAEIWWALKVNSSHYSYKSCEDISFLVQQMFPDSNIAKKFTCGEKKASYLTCFGIAPHFKSLLKEKVKSADGYVLLFDESLNHELQKKQMDFHVRMWNHDKVETRYFASEFLGHASAEDMLDKFHSCKEDLSFGNLIQLSMDGPNVNWKFYQMVEDELKNDYSCTLLNTGSCGIHIVHGAFKDGCEAAGWTVQKTLGSLYWLFKDSPARRDDYSKVTGSSVFPLKFCQHRWLENVAVAERALEVWPDIVTFVNAVKEKKVKDPKTKSYEIIKSSCSDPLMPAKIAFFASVAKQITPFLTAFQTDKPMLPFMGNSLCTLLKSLMGRFIKNELMAEATSVLKILNMKPTDKEQQVDYHKVDVGFVAQKMLREKSSNLSERQVLEFRVGCKDFLAKTVAKLFDKTPINYRLVRSMSCLDPRLMASEKESCEKKMKRILEILVEARRLKSAECDEVMYQFSQFLDYCSDNPDFEKFDPNEPTSRVDTLLYEHMAGDKQLAKVWQVVKLLLLMSHGQATVERGFSVNKQVAVENLSERSFIAQRIVHDHIESVGGLANVKISKPLLVSSAGARQKYLSHLEEQKRIKVSQEKMLKRKSTMEEIDLLKKKKKQFETDVEGLIKTADEFADKAENSRQLTWITKSNSLRRTAKDKMVQLKEIEKQLDGKLQQLRND